Proteins encoded together in one Triticum dicoccoides isolate Atlit2015 ecotype Zavitan chromosome 7B, WEW_v2.0, whole genome shotgun sequence window:
- the LOC119340410 gene encoding ABC transporter C family member 10-like, producing MGSLTDEEVADSESQVTPFAKAGVFSKMSFWWLNPLMKMGYKKPLEDKDMPLLGATDRACNQYSMFMEKLNGKKQSSSHATPSFFWTIVSCHRRAILVSGFFALLRVLAVSTGPIILKAFINVSFGKGTFKHEGYVLAALLFICKCCESFSQRQWYFRTRRLGLQVRSLLSAAIYKKQQKLSNAAKMKHSSGNIINYVTVDAYRIGESPYWFHQTWTTSVQLCIALAILYNAVGAAMVSSLVVIILTVLCNVPLARLQHKCKTKLMEAQDVRLKAMSESLVHMKILKLYAWEVHFKKVIEGLRKVEYKLLSAFQLMRAYTTFMFWSSPVLVSAATFLTCYLLKIPLDASNVFTFVATLHLVQDPIRLVPEVIAVVIQAKVAFTRISKFLDAPELNGQVRKKYFVGIDYPIEMNLCSFSWDENTSKPTLKNINLIVKGGEKIAICGEVGSGKSTLLAAVLREVPKTEGMIQVCGKIAYISQNAWIQSGTVRDNILFGSSMDEERYHNTLMRCSLVKDLEMLPYGDCTQIGERGVNLSGGQKQRVQLARALYQNADIYLLDDPFSAVDAHTATSLFNEYVMSALSEKTVLLVTHQVDFLPIFDSILFMSHGEVIRSAPYQDLLADCEEFKDLVSAHKDTIGVSDVSNNITTRRSKEVSVKETDGIHAESVKPSPADQLIKKEERETGDAGVKPYMLYLRQNKGLLYFSLSMISHTFFVAGQILQNWWMAANVQNPHVSALKLISMYIIIGVCTMFFLLSRYLLVVVLGIQTSRSLFSQLLNSLFHAPMSFFDSTPLGRVLSRVSSDLSIIDLDFPFAFALSLGGSLIAYSNLGVLVVITWQVLFIAVPMIVLAIWLQRYYLASAKELMRINGTTKSALANHLGESISGAITIRAFEEEDRFFATNLDLVDRNASPYFYNFAATEWLIQRLEIMSAAVLSFSAFVMALLPQGTFSPGFVGMALSYGLSLNIMFVASIQFQCNLGNQIISIERVNQYMDIQSEATEVAEENRPLPDWPQNGNVEIRDLKIRYRIDLPLVLHGITCKFEGGDNIGIVGRTGSGKTTLIGALFRLVEPAEGKVIIDSVDITMIGLHDLRSRLGIIPQDPTLFQGTIRYNLDPLGQFSDEQIWEVLDKCQLLEAVREKEQGLDSHVVQDGSNWSMGQRQLFCLGRALLRRCRILVLDEATASIDNATDAILQKTIRTEFKYSTVITVAHRIPTVMDCDMVLAMSDGKVVEYDKPTKLMKTGGSLFRKLVEEYRSHTSNRNI from the exons ATGGGTTCCCTCACAG ATGAAGAGGTAGCTGATTCTGAGAGTCAGGTGACTCCCTTTGCTAAAGCTGGGGTTTTCAGCAAGATGTCATTTTGGTGGTTGAATCCTCTAATGAAGATGGGCTACAAGAAACCCCTTGAGGACAAAGACATGCCACTTCTAGGCGCCACAGATCGAGCATGCAACCAGTACTCGATGTTCATGGAGAAGCTGAATGGAAAGAAGCAGTCGTCGTCACACGCCACACCATCATTCTTCTGGACTATTGTTTCCTGTCACAGGCGTGCCATCTTGGTCTCGGGTTTCTTTGCTTTGCTCAGGGTTCTTGCCGTATCAACAGGCCCAATTATTCTCAAGGCATTCATCAATGTATCATTTGGGAAAGGGACCTTTAAACACGAAGGTTATGTGCTTGCTGCGTTACTGTTCATCTGCAAATGCTGTGAATCTTTTTCACAGAGACAGTGGTATTTCCGGACTCGGAGATTAGGACTGCAGGTGAGGTCACTCCTgtcagcagctatttacaagaaacAACAGAAGCTATCAAATGCAGCAAAAATGAAGCACTCTTCTGGAAACATTATAAACTATGTGACCGTCGATGCATATCGGATTGGAGAATCCCCATACTGGTTCCATCAAACATGGACAACAAGTGTTCAGCTTTGCATTGCTCTGGCAATTCTATACAATGCGGTTGGTGCTGCAATGGTTTCATCTTTGGTTGTCATCATTCTGACCGTACTGTGCAACGTTCCATTGGCTAGACTGCAACACAAATGTAAGACTAAACTTATGGAAGCACAAGATGTGAGATTGAAAGCCATGTCTGAGTCATTAGTTCATATGAAGATCTTGAAACTTTATGCTTGGGAAGTTCACTTCAAGAAGGTCATCGAGGGGCTGAGAAAGGTTGAGTACAAGTTGTTGTCAGCATTTCAGCTTATGAGGGCATACACCACTTTCATGTTCTGGTCTTCACCTGTTTTGGTTTCGGCAGCGACCTTTCTGACATGCTATCTTTTGAAAATCCCTCTTGATGCTAGCAATGTCTTCACCTTTGTGGCAACTCTACATCTTGTGCAAGACCCAATAAGGTTAGTACCAGAAGTTATTGCAGTTGTGATACAAGCTAAGGTTGCGTTCACTCGGATATCAAAGTTCCTTGATGCACCTGAGCTAAACGGGCAAGTTAGGAAAAAATACTTTGTTGGCATTGATTACCCTATAGAGATGAATCTGTGTAGCTTCTCGTGGGACGAGAACACATCAAAACCAACTCTAAAGAATATAAATCTGATTGTCAAAGGTGGAGAAAAGATTGCGATTTGTGGAGAGGTAGGATCAGGAAAGTCGACGCTTTTGGCTGCTGTACTCAGAGAGGTACCAAAAACTGAAGGCATG ATCCAAGTCTGCGGGAAGATAGCATATATTTCTCAGAATGCATGGATCCAATCAGGAACTGTGCGAGACAATATTCTCTTTGGATCATCGATGGATGAGGAAAGATACCACAACACACTCATGAGGTGTTCGTTGGTCAAGGATCTTGAAATGTTGCCATATGGAGATTGTACTCAAATTGGGGAGAGAGGAGTAAACCTTAGTGGTGGTCAGAAGCAGCGCGTCCAGCTTGCTCGTGCACTATACCAAAATGCAGACATCTATCTTCTTGATGACCCTTTCAGTGCTGTTGATGCCCACACAGCCACAAGTCTTTTCAAT GAATATGTCATGAGTGCTCTATCAGAGAAGACTGTTCTTTTGGTGACGCACCAAGTGGATTTTCTACCCATATTTGACTCCATTTTG TTTATGTCACATGGAGAGGTTATCCGGTCTGCACCTTATCAAGACCTATTGGCAGATTGTGAAGAATTTAAAGACCTTGTAAGTGCCCATAaagatacaattggtgtttccgatGTTAGTAACAATATAACCACTCGAAGATCTAAGGAAGTATCAGTGAAGGAAACAGATGGTATTCATGCAGAATCTGTGAAGCCATCACCAGCAGATCAACTGATCAAGAAAGAGGAAAGAGAAACAGGGGATGCAGGTGTTAAGCCTTATATGCTTTACCTGCGCCAGAACAAAGGCCTCCTGTATTTCTCGTTGTCAATGATTTCCCACACATTTTTTGTAGCTGGGCAAATATTACAGAATTGGTGGATGGCTGCTAATGTCCAGAATCCTCATGTTAGTGCGCTGAAGTTAATTTCCATGTACATTATTATCGGAGTTTGCACAATGTTCTTCTTGCTATCAAGATATTTGCTGGTCGTGGTTCTTGGGATCCAGACATCAAGATCCTTATTTTCCCAGTTGCTCAATTCATTGTTCCATGCACCAATGTCCTTTTTTGACTCTACTCCTCTAGGAAGGGTTCTTAGCCGG GTCTCTTCAGATTTGAGTATCATTGACCTGGATTTTCCATTTGCCTTTGCACTTAGCCTTGGTGGCAGCCTAATTGCATATAGCAATCTAGGGGTATTGGTTGTTATTACATGGCAGGTTCTGTTCATAGCCGTACCAATGATAGTTTTGGCAATTTGGTTGCAG AGGTATTATCTTGCCTCGGCCAAGGAATTGATGCGGATCAATGGTACTACCAAGTCTGCTCTAGCAAACCACCTGGGTGAATCGATTTCAGGGGCTATAACTATAAGGGCCTTTGAGGAAGAAGATCGTTTCTTTGCTACAAATTTGGATCTTGTTGACAGGAATGCCAGTCCATATTTCTATAATTTTGCAGCAACTGAATGGTTGATTCAACGTCTGGAGATAATGAGCGCCGCAGTTCTTTCTTTTTCTGCCTTCGTCATGGCCCTTCTTCCTCAAGGAACCTTTAGCCCTG GTTTTGTGGGAATGGCATTGTCCTATGGTCTTTCCTTAAACATTATGTTTGTTGCCTCTATTCAATTCCAATGCAACCTTGGGAATCAAATAATATCAATCGAACGGGTGAACCAGTACATGGACATACAAAGTGAAGCAACAGAAGTTGCTGAAGAAAATCGACCGTTACCAGATTGGCCCCAAAATGGCAATGTGGAGATTAGGGATTTGAAG ATCAGGTATAGGATAGATCTTCCACTTGTACTACATGGAATCACTTGCAAGTTTGAAGGTGGAGATAATATTGGTATAGTTGGTCGAACAGGAAGTGGGAAGACAACCTTAATTGGTGCATTGTTTCGTCTTGTTGAACCTGCCGAAGGGAAAGTAATTATTGACTCTGTGGATATCACTATGATAGGCTTACATGATCTGCGTTCACGTTTGGGTATTATTCCACAAGATCCAACACTTTTTCAGGGTACAATAAGATACAATCTAGATCCTCTTGGGCAATTCTCAGATGAACAAATATGGGAG GTTCTTGACAAATGTCAACTTCTTGAAGCTGTCCGGGAGAAGGAACAGGGATTGGATTCACATG TTGTGCAAGACGGGTCGAACTGGAGTATGGGCCAAAGGCAGCTCTTCTGTCTGGGACGCGCACTTCTGAGAAGATGCCGCATCTTGGTTCTTGATGAAGCGACAGCCTCTATAGACAATGCAACAGATGCTATCCTTCAGAAAACGATCCGAACAGAATTCAAATATTCCACTGTTATTACAGTGGCCCACCGTATACCAACAGTTATGGACTGCGATATGGTACTTGCAATGAGCGACG GGAAAGTAGTGGAGTATGACAAACCTACAAAGCTCATGAAAACTGGAGGATCTCTCTTTCGCAAGCTGGTCGAGGAGTACCGGTCACACACATCGAACAGAAATATTTAG